The nucleotide sequence TCTCTGCTGGGATAGTGAATAAAGGCATTTTTAATTAGGGAGAAGAAACTCTTGACAGCATCTCATCCAGTTTTGATTTATGCAATTGATTTGGTAATAATTTCAAGGAAATGCTTGAGAATTCATGAAGTTACTAAATTTTGTTACATGATTTTTGCCTGTTACTTAGATTGCTTGAGCCAACAATATCCAAAACTTAACCCTTTTGAGCACAATTCAGAATTAGAAACTTAAGGTAAATTTACTTGCTTTCATAGAGTGAGGACGGGATTGGTATTTGGGGCAAGCGCAAGGTTTGGAGTGGGGCTTGGGCGATTTCTTtttgtgggggggaggggggatgtaaCCTTTGATCGTAAAATACAGTATAGTGTGCTGTCCATTTACTTGCAGAGTCAGCAGAGAATACGTCCAAGTTTACAGAGCTGGAAGGGAAGTTCAAGCGTCCCCTGTTCCTGCCTGGAACAGCCATTTTGGAGCACTACACTGAAGGCAGCGCCATCAAGTTCAGGGTCATTGACTCCAAGACACAAGCACCACATCTTGTCGGCTCCTTGTCGTAAAATGTATCAGAACTTGTCCAAGGCATAACAGGTAGCTGTAAGTGCAGATCTTTATGATGAGAACGTTTATTGTAAGACCGTTTATTGTGAGACCGTTTATTGTAAGACCGTTTATTGTGAGAACGTTTATTGTAAGACCAGTTATATGACTGAAAGGccattctctttttcttctctattcttcttcttcgttcatgggctgaaactcccacattcactcatcTTTTTGCAGGAGTGGGTTCTaccgtgtatgaccgtttttaccccaccatttaggcagcatttacgccgattttgggggaagTATGCTGTCTTATCCACTATGTCACTGTGGCCATCTCAAAGGCCACTCATTCTCCTACCatattaaataaataaatcttggttttgtgaatttgattttatGGGGTtattgtctgtgttgtaggttccactggtAAGGACACTATCTCATTCTGTCTGCTAAATATGTAAGGAAAATAGATTACATTTTCAGTCATATAACTGGTTTGGCAATAAAAACGCCTCATCACAAACATTCGTACTCTAATGCATCTGcctagttgttgtttttatgacCGGTACATAGTATAGAACAGAGAAGTGCAGTGCCATGCACATGATAATTTGGTGTGAGATTATGATTTAatgtgccatgtgaacagtaATTTGTGTTGGGATGGTTGGAGGGATTCTGCAATGCACCAGAATGGTTGCAACATGTGCTATgcaataaaaatttaaaaaacaagcaTAAATTATGTATAATAGGAAATCTTCAATCCAAATTGTGCTTGTTGTACATTCCAAATTGTTCATCCTTCCAGTTACATTTTATGCAGTTATCTTGGTTTGACACCAGGCAATCCATTCAAGGAAGAATGAGTTTCAAGGAAATAGAAAGGGGATCACTACGTAGCGATCCCCTGGTTGGGTCTGGTAGAAAAGGccccagaagctgaagcatTTTGGCCTTGTAAGTACGAATGTAACCCCCTAGCTCCGGTCAAATATGAATTATGCATGTAAAGAAAAACTTGCAGTACGggtatttttctctttttatatttagtcaagtcaatattttaacatcgagggggaatcgaaacgagggtcgtggtgtatgtgcgtgtgtctgtgtgtgtgtgtgtgtgtgtctgtgtgtctgtgtgtgtgtgtgtgtgtgtgtgtgtgtagagcgattcagactaaactactggaccgatctttatgaaatttgacatgagagttcctgggtatgaaatccccgaacgtttttttcatttttttgataaatgtctttgatgacgtcatatccggcttttcgtgaaagttgaggcggcactgtcacgccctcatttttcaaccaaattggttgaaattttggtcaagtaatcttcgacgaagcccggggttcggtattgcatttcagcttggtggcttaaaaattaattaatgactttggtcattaaaaatctgaaaattgtaaaaaaaaaataaaaatttataaaacgatccaaatttacgtttatcttattctccatcatttgctgattccaaaaacatataaatatgttatattcggattaaaaacaagctctgaaaattaaatatataaaaattattatcaaattttttttttcgaaatcaatttaaaaacactttcatcttattccttgtcggttcctgattccaaaaacatatacatatgatatgtttggataaaatacacgctcataaagttaaaacgaagagaggtacagaaaagcgtgctatccttctcagcgcaagtactaccccgctcttcttgtcaatttcactgcctttgacgtgcgcggtggactggcgatgctacggtcttgctgcgttgcattgcattcagtttcattctgtgagttcgacagctacttgactaaatgttgtattttcgccttacgcgacttgttttttttttgcttacaGGAAATTGCAGAGATTTAGATTGCCTTGACACACATTTCCAACAGAACTTTTACAGCTCAAAATcaatagattaaaaaaaaaaggaaagactaATTTATTAACTGAAACTATGAAttgaaggagagaaaaaacatctgTGATACGCATTTGAACACAGAAGTAACACATCAGTTTTGACGAAGTCTTGGTGTGACAGAGtgattattttgtctgttgtaATTATTGTGTATGTTAAATGTAACGTTGTTATTGTAGATTAACTATTtaatagtttcacacacacacacacacacacacacacacacacacacacacacacacacacacacacacacacacacacacacacacacattcactcactcagTGTTATTGTAATAGTCAGGGAAACAAGTTAAATTACTCTTGTATGTAGTTTTATAGTTTAAGCCGATGGCAGTAAAGTATTTTAGGTATTTTCCTGTTGGACTGGTTTGCTGACCAAACCAGGCAACCGGCTAACTGTgaactttttgtatttttatctgttgcaGACGAGTTTTGCTGCGGGGTGGATGTATCGCTTTTGTAATGTAGAATACGCACCAATCGTCATTGATGCGAGCCTCTGAATGAACTCCACAGAAAGTTCAGCAAGGTTACATTAACATGACATTAGTTAAGGatgaaaaaaactttttttccaTGCCAAAACTAACATGCATTTTTGATGCCTTCTTGTTCTGGATATCACACATTACTGAATATGCATAGGTGAGCCAAagtaaaaaattatgattaaattcACAGCTATTTAAAACGGTCTCAATTTAGGCAAAAAATCTCATTAACTTCCAACATCAATCAAATAAATCTGAATGTTAATTCTGCATGTATGGTTCAGTAAAATCAATGTTTATGCCTTGGTCTAAAAGGGCATTAATTATTATTGCTCttcacacacactaaaaaaaaaatgacaagagATTACTGTATAAAATACTCTTAATCATTCTGTAATgttacatacagtggaaccccccttttaagacctccaaaaatctgagaaaatcaggtcttaaaaagaagggagtcttaaatagggccggggtcttaaaaggggggttccactgtattacgaATTCCCGAAATGTATAAAAGATGCAGTCACTGTGATATTGTTGCTTTATGTAAATGTTGTTGTGGTATACAATCAGTTGTCGTtgattttccttgttttttctttctttcgaaaCGCAGTAGCAGCACCAATCTAACGTTATAATGGTCATCCTGTAGTCGTGCTTGATGTGGTAAAAACGCTAACGCAATATTGTGGAACACATCAAATCATTGCAGTGTATTATTAAAAGCCTATTGGTTGTAGATGTTTCAATGATACACCTTTTCCCCCGCTAAGTGTTTTAAAGAATAGACTATGTctgactgtagagtacacagtgAGTTCTGTCCTGGATAATGAGGATTTTGAATGGTTATTTCCACCTACGGTATTTCATGCAGTGCATGATCGAGATACAACTTTTTAGAACAGAATATTTATCTCTTGGATGTGTTCTTCTAATGGGATTATTAAAGATGTCTGTGGCAATTGAACTAATGTCTTTGTGTTTGCAAATATATCACAGATTGAATGCTTTAACGTAGATAAACTTATAACGAAAGTATGTAAATAGACCATGTTCAGAAATACCTTTTTCACATCATATTAATGGCCAGTCACTAGTGATCGGTGTGACTGactgaaacacttggacaaggAGTAGGTGTTAAtggtttgcctcaataaaagcaagagtattcactctttcacaacccatacaaaccagacagagttattttcggagttTGTCTATTTTGTACTTGTCTGATTTTCTGAACGAATCTTAACAACTTCGTCAGCTGATTATTTTAAAAAGGCTTGAACGTCTTTATCAGCATGACTGAAAATGTTACCTGTTATTGTCGTTATTATGTGCGTTAAACAGATTGTTCACATCACGTTTGATGTCCTACCCTCTGCTACTGATACAGTAATTAATTATTCTGCCCTATTCTTTTTCAAGGACAAACCAAGTTCATCTGGAAACAATTACAGATTCACCCAGTGCAGTCACAGATATATGTTCTCTTTTCTGCATGAGCAAAATGACCACTGCTTTTAATGATTGAGATATGTCACACAAACATTTGCCATTCAGGCTAGTCCGCTACAAAGCTGGTTGGCAAAAttatacaccacacctgagtttctcgtcttgagataataaagtgttctatgtctttGGCAGTCTACGTCAAAATCCATAAGGGGCACATGATACATGGGCTATATATACCCTTGCATTAGATGATGCTTGTAAAAGAAATGTGCCacccccccccaataaaaaaacaaatagggATAAATTCTTTTCTGCCTCACAACCCAGCCATTCAAACAGGGATAAACATCATCCAGACTGCacagttcaaattacgtcactgtttgtttgtttacaaaaatAATCTTTCAGAAAGTGGTCGATGGGATGGTTCAATCTTTGGTATTTGAGGATTACGTGAAGTTTCAATCAAAATCTCCCAATAGTTTCAGCATTACAGACACTATTGTGAGGCAGTGGGTCGTCGACGTCCCAGGAAGCTCTGTGAAGGTTAAACATTACGTCACTAGTGTCACAAACTGATAATCCCAAAACagagagactgccaacgttccaaaattcagaataaacaagaagggcaaagcccatacgactcacatgctttacacatttttcctaccaaaatacatgtgaccttgacccaaggtcaaggtcatccaaggtcatgcaacacaaagctgttaattcaagacataggaagtacaatggtgcttattggctctttctaccatgagatatggtcacttttagtggttcactaccttattttggtcacatttcataagggtcaaagtgaccttgaccttgatcatatgtgaccgaatgtgtctcatgatgaaagcataacatgtgccccacataattttaaagtttgaaacagttatcttccatagttcagggtcaaggtcacttcaaaatatgtatacaatccaactttgaagagctcctgtgaccttgaccttgaagcaaggtaaaccaaactggtatcaaaagatggggcttactttgccctatatatcatatataggtgaggtattcaatctcaaaaacttaagagaaaatgggaaaaatgtgaaaaatagctgttttttagacaacatttatggcccctgcgaccttgaccttgaagcaaggtcaagatgctatgtattttttttggggccttgtcatcatacaccatcttgccaaatttggtactgatagactgaatagtgtccaagaaatatccaacgttaaagttttccggacggccggacgtccggacggacggaaggacgactcgggtgagtacatagactcacttttgcttcgcatgtgagtcaaaaaccaagAATAGTAGGTTATTACATTATTAATTATTAACTCGCCGACATTTTGCAAGCGAGCCAACAGGATCTTGATGATAAGTTCTTTATctttgtttgcctgtctgtcaaCTACTTCAAAGACCTGTTGCCCGGTCAACAGACATgtactagtaaatgtaacgttttgtatgTTCGTGAGGAAATCCCTTTACAGCTTCACGTACTAGCTGTCAGATAAAACTTATTCAACTTTCCATACCAGAAGTAAGGAAGCATCCCATTTGGGAGTATGAATTTATGAAGGTGTTGCTACCCCCATCCAAATCGTTAATTCGTTCTCCTTTTCGGTCTACCCCCCACAACattatcaatcaatgagtcttatatcgcgcatattccgtgggtacagttctagtgATTATCATGTGAAGGTGCAGCAATAGTCATAATTATCTGCATTGGATTAGAAAAGATGTCACCAAATGTTGCTGAGTGAGCTTTCGTGTGTGTATAGGgtttgagagggggggggaccTGCGGCTGTAAGCTTACTCAATTTGTTTTGTCAGCTTAGCTTTGAGAAGCGCGCCAAAAGTTGGAGCTTGACGACAAGTTATCTTCCGATTGGTCGAAAAGCTCGTATGCTGGTTGGTTTAAAGTGTAACAGACAATCTGATTGGTTAAGATGCAGGTTGCTCCGGAACACATCCGGTCAGTATAAAACCAATTTTCAACCAAAATTTCTTCACTTCCCGCATTTCTGACTGAACAACATACCTTGTCGTACCCTAGTTCTCAACGCGCCATCAACAAATCATCATGTCTGGTCGTGGTAAAGGCGGAAAAGTCAAGGGAAAGGCAAAGAGCCGATCCAGCCGTGCCGGGCTCCAGTTTCCTGTAGGCAGACTCCATCGTCTGCTTCGCAAAGGCAACTACGCTGAAAGAATTGGTGCAGGCGCGCCTGTTTACTTAGCTGCCGTCCTGGAATATCTGGCTGCCGAAGTTTTGGAACTGGCGGGAAATGCAGCCCGGGACAACAAGAAAACGAGAATCATCCCTCGTCATCTTCAGCTGGCCATTCGCAACGACGAGGAATTGAACAAACTGCTGTCGGGTGTGACCATCGCTCAGGGTGGTGTCTTGCCCAACATCCAGACGGTGCTTCTACCCAAGAAATCAGCCAGCGCTGCCGCCGGTAAGGCAAAGAAATCTTCCCAGTCTCAGGAATACTAAGCATCAAGAACACAATGAACTTTGTCTGAATTGCCTTCATATCTTTGTATCTGAAACTGTCATCATTTCGATTCATTGGTGCTTCAGCTTGTGAAATTGACCAGTTGTGTCCGTGAAACTGAAGCAACCGGTCGATTTGACACTTTCTAAACTTGCGGGCTATGCAGTTATTGTGTTGTTGAACAACTTTTTCATGTTCATTTACCGATTTCGATTCATTGGTGCTTGTGAAATTGACCAGTTGTGTCCGTGAAACTGAAGCAACCGGTCGGTGTGAAGATGGACTGATTTGACACTTTCTAAACTTGCGGGCTATgcagttattttgttgttgaacaactttttcatgttcatttaccgaccttgtgttgtgttgtgtgcgcCATACTTTCTTGCTGATCACTTTCATCATTGGTCTTGTGTTCAAACTTTCTCCTGGTGCACATGCATGTTCTTGTGTTGTTTATCCATCATGTTCATGTCCTCCATTTCATTGAATCGTGCACGTACGTGGTTAATTTGTGTTCCATCAATGAATGTTAAGTTCACTTCATCCATATTGTCGTTGCGATGCTCGTCATCGTTTTCTGTGTGCCTGACTTCATTCCGTTTGTTGAGGATGCGAGTGACCTGATATGTTGAATGTTCATGTATGGCATTGCTCTTTATGAATGAGTGAATTCTGCTTGGAAGCTGGTTGTTGCACTGGCAAAAATGATTTTGCTGAGTGAATAAATTGTGTCCCATACAaatgtctttgtgtttgattcaTTCAGAATGGTGAAAGTTGTGAGTATGTGTATGTTGGCATGCATGGTTGTCCTTAATCTTGTGTGCATCTTGCATTTCCTTTAGTCCAGTGGAATTTCTCAGCACATAGATCATAAACCAACTGCAGGCCCGAGTTGCCTCCAATTTTCAACAATCTTTGAATTGGACTACACATTTCTGGCACAAACGTAATGTAGAGCAAAAGTTTGTCGCATTACTAGGACGCAAATATGTTGCATGCAAAGTAAGAGCCCCCCGCAGTTTCAGATCTGATTTTTCTACAAAATGTTACAGCCATAAAAATGTTACAGCCATAATTGTGCCAAATATGTGTTGCCTTATTTCAAGATTGTTGACAGATGACTGCAGTTTGCTGCACATTTGCTCACAAATCCGTTGGTTTCCAAACTCCCTTGCATAAGATTTATTCCCATAAAATGAATAGTGTTGCTTTAATTTTTAAATGGGCAGGAGTATGGTCAacaaaaactcatatttagCGAAGTGTGTCTtcaattttatttgtattttttaagTGTGCCTTcaattttatgttttttttatgcCAAAATATGACATTCTGATTCATATTCTACATAGAAATTCACAGAAAGGGATTATTCAAACTAATTTTCAGCAACAAATGGACAGTAAAGCACAAACCACTGAATATAAATATCTACTTGTACACGGAATGAAACACTCTAGATTGCTTCAAGCAATAACAGTTGGATTAAATACAAATGAAACCATGTTTTGCAATAACCAAGACAACAAAAGAGCATGGCCTACAATTCTATTTGTATTTTGTCAAACTCAAATGTCTTTATTGGTCAtaactgtcacctggttgtcatgacATATGTCGGAAATGACACTCTGTTGCCATGTTCTTCTTTCATGGGCTGAATTGCAGGAAtggatttttatgtgtatgaccgtttttaccccaaaATTCAGCCGATTTCGGGGATAAAAGCCATGTA is from Littorina saxatilis isolate snail1 linkage group LG5, US_GU_Lsax_2.0, whole genome shotgun sequence and encodes:
- the LOC138967570 gene encoding histone H2A-like, whose translation is MSGRGKGGKVKGKAKSRSSRAGLQFPVGRLHRLLRKGNYAERIGAGAPVYLAAVLEYLAAEVLELAGNAARDNKKTRIIPRHLQLAIRNDEELNKLLSGVTIAQGGVLPNIQTVLLPKKSASAAAGKAKKSSQSQEY